AAAGAGCCGCTTCCGCCGCCTTGCGCAGCAGCGTTTCCGACAGCGCATCGATGAAGCCCCGTTCCTCCGCCAATGGCACGAAGACGGCAGGAGAGACAAAGCCGAGATCCGCATCAATCCAGCGGGCCAGCGCTTCAAATCCCACGACCGATCCATCCCGGATACGCACGATGGGCTGGAAATGCACATCCACAGCATCCGCCATGATGGCGTTCCGCAAGGCCTGTTCCAACTGGGTGGAGCGCTTCATTTCCTGCGCAATCTCACGGGAATAGACCGTGATCTGCCCGCGGCCTCGGCGCTTCGAGCGGTAAAGCGCGGTTTCGGCGCTTTTCAGCAGCTCGTCGAACTCTTCTCCCGCAAACGGATAGATGGCAAAGCCGAAGGATGCCGAGAGGCGCACATTGCGATCTCCCAGATCGTAGGGCGCCGAGAGCACCTCCCGGATCATCAGGCCGATGCGTTCAGCACTTGTCTTCTCAAAGACCAGAGGCAGCAGAAAGGCAAACTCATCGCCCTCATGCCGTGTGACGGTCGCTCCATCGGGGATGCAGGCCTTGAGACGATGGGCAACCTGGCACAGGATCTCGTCGCCTGCCTGCGAGCCGAACAGATCGTTGATCGGTTTGAACCCGTCGAGGTTTGCAATGCCGATCGTAAAGGGAGCCGGATCTTCAGCACGCTCGGAGACAAGAGCGCGGACCTTTTCGCGCAGCCGATGGCGGTTCCCGAGTCCTGTCAGAGGATCGCGATAGGCCAGGACCTGAAGTTCGTTATGCGTCACCTGTGGCAATGCGGCCGCCGCTTCATTTCTTCGCCACACCTTATCATGTGGCCATCGGCAGAATGGTGCTGAATGATTAAGAATAATTTACGATCGGATCAGTGTTGCACACAAGTTTTATGCACGCTTGGTAGCGCTAACGCCATCGGCCAAATATTTGCGGAATTTTTCCTCAAGAACATCCGGGCTCAGCGGCTTCATGACGACGTCATTCATTCCGGCGGCCCAGCAGGCATCCCGGTCGCCTTCCACCGCAGGAGACAAGACGCCAATGATCGGGGTCCGCCCCGGCGTCTCTTCCGTTTCGCGTATTTTGGAGGCTGCCTCATATCCATTGAGCTTCGGCAAGGTTACATCCATCAACACGATACGCGGATTGAGTTCCCGCCACAATCGGACAGCCTCCTCGCCATCGCCCGCGATGACATAAGTGTAGCCGAAACCTTCGAGGATCTGGGAAAAGACGATGCGGTTGACGGCGTTATCTTCCGCCACCAGCACATCGACCGCAGTGTCGGCGGCCACCTGCCATTCGACGTCTGGTTCTTCCTCAGCCTTGTCGTTCTTGGGGCGCAGCAGATGCCGCGTGATCTTGGACATCAACTCGCGTTCCATCTGGAACGCTTCGAAGACAAGCACATCGATGCCGCTGGCCTGCGCTACCTCGAGGCATTCGAACGGCATGGCGCTGTCGATCGCAATGAGGTCGATCGTCATCTGACGCTCAGCCGCGATATCGGTAATCGCCTTCACCTCCGCAGCACTTCGGGCCGATGTGGCATCGAGGCCGAGCCCCAGCATCTGTGGCAGACCATCCTGCTCGATCCGGCTGTCCTGCGTCACGAGCAGGACACGCCGACCGGCAATCGGAAGGACCGGTACAACGGCTTCCTCTACAAGAGTATCCGGCGGCCGCATGTCCGAATGAACGAAATCAAGCCCCTCCATCCCGGTGAAGATGGCGTCCGCAGGCAGGCCACCGCCAAGAAGATCCGACAGATCTTCCATGATGGTAACGACCAGATACCGGCCTGGCTTCCCCACCCTGAATTTGCGCGTCAGCATGGCGGTCGTTGAACCATCGGCGCGTACCACGCGCTCGGCAATCTGGAACGGCTCTCCTGTTTCCAGAACCTGGGAATTGATCCGGTCCACTCTCTCTGCCAGATCCGGCGCAAGAAGCTCGCGGGCATTGCGTCCAAGAATGTCTTCCGGAAGACGATCGTAGAGCGCGGCACAGGAGCGGTTGACGCCGACATAGGTGAGCGAGCGATCCTTCACCAGAACCGGAAACGGCAGGTTTTCAAGAATTTCTTCGGTAACCTGAACGCGTTCCAGATCGGCACGCCACTGATCTTCCCGCTTGCGATGCTCGGAGATATCCCGCAGCACGCAGACGCCGAAGCCCGAGGGGAAGCGACGTCGCGTCAGGCTCATCCACCGGTCTTGTCCGCGCCGCTCGGTTGACTCGGATCGTTCCTTCCAGAGGGCGGCAATTTCTCCTGCTATCCAGTCATCCCGACCCACTGCCGGACGTGCGCGGCGATCGGGTTTGAGAGGGGAATAGCCGCCATTGTCATAGAGGGCGCCAAACAGTTCGCGAAGCCGTGCACCTGGCGCCAGCAGTTCCGGCTGCACGGGCAGAAAGTTGCGAACCTGCGCACTGGCAAACAGGATGGTATCGTTACGGTCATAGACGAGGAAGCCACCCGAAATGGCGTCGGCAACGATTTCAAGCAATTGCGATTGAAATTCAGTGTCCGGATGCGTGTTTTCACTCATCGCGTACTCATCCGGTACCGATGGGAAACCTCCGTAAAGCGGAGCCGGCAGATACGCTGGGCCGGACGCATAATATTTCATTCCTTACTACCCGATAAAATAAGGAGATCGGGTCGTTGTTCTCACCGCACTGAGTTAGACAGGAGCAAACTGGCGCGAAGCTGCCCCGGCCTTCAATTTTACTGCTTCAGTCTATCGCAGGGATGTTAAGCCCGACTTAATTGTCTGCGTAGGGGAGAACCAGCGATACGGGCTTCTCAAGCACAGACAAATCCGAGACAATAGGGCATGCCCGTAAAACAATTGCCTGAGACACTGATCAACCAAATCGCCGCAGGCGAAGTCATCGAACGGCCCGCCAGCGCTGCGAAGGAACTGATCGAGAATGCCATCGATGCCGGTGCGACACGCATAGAGATTGCGACCGCAGGCGGGGGCAAAAGCCTGATCCGCATTACTGACAACGGTTTCGGCATGACTGCGGACGATCTTGCACTTGCAGTGCGTCGTCATTGTACATCCAAGATCTCGGAAACGCTTGACGATATCCGGACGCTGGGCTTTCGCGGCGAAGCGCTGCCTTCGATAGGTTCGGTGGCGAAACTCTCCATTACCAGCCGCCAGGCAGGCTCTTCGACAGGCGTGGAAGTCTCGGTGGTCGGCGGCAAGATGGCGCCTGTGCGCCCAGCCGCTGCCAATCAGGGAACGGTGGTGGAGGTTCGCGACATCTTTTTCGCGACCCCTGCCCGGCTGAAGTTCCTGAAGACGGAACGGGCCGAAGCCGGAGCCATTACCGAAGTGGTGAAACGCATGGCAATCGCGTTTCCCCATATCCGCTTTACCTTGAGCGGTTCAGACCGATCAACGCTGGAATTCCCCGCAACAAGCGGTGATCCGCTCGGGCGGATGGCGCAGGTGCTCGGCGCCGATTTCAAGGATAACGCAATCGAGATCGACGCCCTGCGCGAGGATGTGGGCCTGACCGGCTTCATAGGTCTTCCCACCTTCAACCGCGGCAATTCCGGTCATCAATACGCCTTCGTCAACGGACGCCCCGTCCAGGACAAGCTGATACTGTCAGCGATCCGGGGAGCCTATGCCGAAACCATTCCTGCAGGACGCTATCCCGTTGCCGTGCTTTCGCTGACGCTCGATCCGGCTCTGGTGGATGTCAACGTTCACCCGGCGAAGGCAGATGTCCGTTTCCGAGATCCGGGGCTTGTTCGCGGCCTCATCGTCGGCGCCATCCGCGAGGCGCTGAACCGAGAGGGAGATCGCGCGGCAACGACCGGCGCCGATGGGCTGCTGCGTGCCTTTCGTCCCGAGACCGCACAGCCAGCCAATTGGGCGAGATCGAGCTACAATGCCGGCTGGTCGGCGGCATCGTCACCGTCCCGCCCCCTCTCCACGACGCAGGACATGCGCTTCTCCGAGGCGAGGCAAAACTCCTTTCAGGAATTTTCGGCACCCAGCGCGCGGGTATCCGAAGCATTCGAGGCCACCCCTTCCAGCCCCACATCCTCGCCTGCTCCAGATACCGGCTATCGGCTGGGCGCAGCGCGCGCGCAGTTGCACGAGAATTACATCGTTGCGCAGACGGAGAACGGGCTTGTGATCGTCGATCAGCATGCCGCTCACGAAAGGCTGGTCTTCGAGGCCATGCGCAAGGCCCTGGAGAAGGACCGGCTGACCTCGCAGGTTCTGCTCATCCCGGAGATTGTCGATCTTCCCGAAGAGGAATGCGACCGGCTGATGATGCATGCGACAGAACTGGACCGTCTGGGACTTGCGATAGAACGGTTTGGTCCCGGAGCGATTGCCGTTCGCGAAACGCCTTCCATGCTGGGCGAGGTCGATGCGGCAAGCCTCATTCGCGATCTGGCAGACGAAATCGGAGAATGGAACACTGCGAATGGCCTCAGAGGCCGTCTGGAGCATGTGGCCGCCACCATGGCCTGCCATGGCTCCGTTCGCTCCGGGCGGCGACTTCGTCCCGACGAGATGAATGCGCTGCTGCGCCAGATGGAAGCGACGCCGGGATCTGGCCAGTGCAACCATGGACGACCGACCTATATCGAACTGAAACTCAGCGATATCGAACGTCTTTTCGGGCGCAGTTGAGCTTCCAGATTTTCGGCGTTACAAGCGCACATGATTTTTCGCAGGAGAAGACCGATGAACCGTTTTGAAGGCGGAGGCAGCCGCGAGGCGAAGATTCGTTATCTGGACGGCGACTACCAGATCCTGCAGCCGGGCTCCTTCGTGACCTGCGCCATGACCGGAGCCGCCATCCCTGTGGACGAATTGCGTTACTGGAGCGTGGCGCGACAGGAGGCCTATGTCGATTGCGCCTCTTCGCTGGAGGCAGAAAAGCGCGCCGGGGCGCTTCCGAACCAGCGACGGGCTCTATCCTGACCTAGAGCGCTTCAGGGTTAAATGGAAACAGTTCTGTTTGGGAGGGCGGGAGCAGATGCGAGGAGAAGGGCGCGTGTCGTAGCCTCAGCATACGGCCAAGCCCTTCGACAAAGCAGATGACCCGCCATCCCAAACCCGGAGGGCCGGATCATTTTCAGCCATTATCTGCGGCTTTTGTCTCGATCGTACCTTGCGGGTATGCCCTTCGCCAAAAGCCTTGATCCTGACTGAAACCTATCACGGCAGAACGATTCCATTTAGCGCTGAAACGCTCTACGTGCGCTCAGCAGGCGGTTGCGGCAATTCAGAATTGCCTGATCGATCATCTTCGCTGGCGCGTGCGGATCGTCGAACACCATTTCCACATCGACGACGGCCAGTTGCTGCAGCAGTTCTTCTGCTGCACCATGATGTCCGATCAGACGGGCGCGGTCCTTCGCCGTCGTCACCAGTTGCAGGTCGTGCTTTTGCGCATCCGCCAACAGATCCCGGATCTCATCCTCGGCAAAATAATGGTGATCGGGGAAGGAGCGCGTCGCAACCGGTTCCGCGCCCACAGCTGACACTGTCCGGTAGAACTTTGCCGGATCTGCAATGCCCGCAAAGGCGAAGACCCGTTTTCCTTCAAGATCGGAATTTTCCATTGGCACAAGATTGGCAACCTGCACGGGGCGACCAGCTCGCGCGGCACGGCGCACGAGCGCGTCTGCCGCAGGACCGTTGCCGACCTTGAGCATGGATGACATCTGGCGCAATTGCAGATCGAGCGGCGCCCGCACCGGCCCACCGGGAACCAGGTGACCATTGCCGATCCCACGCACGGAATCCACCACCACCAGCGCGAAATCAATCGTCAGCCGGGCGCTCTGGAAGCCATCGTCCATGATGATGAAATTGCAGCCTTCGGCAACCAGACGCTCCGCGCCCTCGAAGCGTCGGCGTGAAATCACCGTTTTCGCTTCCCGCGCCAGAAGCAGCGGTTCGTCACCCACGGCGTCGGCACGGTGGTGATGCAGGTCGACGAGCGTCGTCACATCGAGTGAACCGCCATAGCCACGGCTCAGAAAACCTGGCGTCAGGCCTTTGTTGATGGCCGCCTTTGCAACAGCGAGCGCCGTCGGAGTCTTGCCCGCGCCGCCGACGGTAAAATTGCCGACGCACAGAACGGGCACGGACACGGAAGGGCGATCCTTGCGGGCCATTCGGCGACCAGCGACGCGGCCGTAAAGATAGGAAACGGGGCTCAGGCTCCAGGCACGCCAATCGGCTTTCGTCCACCAGAATGGCGGTGCTTCCGAAACCATCTAACCCCTCCTCCGATCCGATGCGAAGGATCGGATCATCATGCTGTCTGGGCCTGCGGCAACAGTGTTTCGAGGCCCGTGATATCGCCCAGC
The window above is part of the Rhizobium rhizoryzae genome. Proteins encoded here:
- a CDS encoding putative bifunctional diguanylate cyclase/phosphodiesterase codes for the protein MPQVTHNELQVLAYRDPLTGLGNRHRLREKVRALVSERAEDPAPFTIGIANLDGFKPINDLFGSQAGDEILCQVAHRLKACIPDGATVTRHEGDEFAFLLPLVFEKTSAERIGLMIREVLSAPYDLGDRNVRLSASFGFAIYPFAGEEFDELLKSAETALYRSKRRGRGQITVYSREIAQEMKRSTQLEQALRNAIMADAVDVHFQPIVRIRDGSVVGFEALARWIDADLGFVSPAVFVPLAEERGFIDALSETLLRKAAEAALSWPRELFLSFNLSSAQLMDPTTAPTILATLARVGLDPVRLELEITETAVMTSADTAERIIAELRQAGVRISLDDFGTGQSSLGRLRDFTFDKVKIDRAFVSRITTDRASEHIVKAIIAMCDGLDLQVVAEGIEEKADAEKLKALGCSMGQGYFYGRPVDAAATLAYLERNYRDFTVTTREIA
- a CDS encoding response regulator, whose translation is MSENTHPDTEFQSQLLEIVADAISGGFLVYDRNDTILFASAQVRNFLPVQPELLAPGARLRELFGALYDNGGYSPLKPDRRARPAVGRDDWIAGEIAALWKERSESTERRGQDRWMSLTRRRFPSGFGVCVLRDISEHRKREDQWRADLERVQVTEEILENLPFPVLVKDRSLTYVGVNRSCAALYDRLPEDILGRNARELLAPDLAERVDRINSQVLETGEPFQIAERVVRADGSTTAMLTRKFRVGKPGRYLVVTIMEDLSDLLGGGLPADAIFTGMEGLDFVHSDMRPPDTLVEEAVVPVLPIAGRRVLLVTQDSRIEQDGLPQMLGLGLDATSARSAAEVKAITDIAAERQMTIDLIAIDSAMPFECLEVAQASGIDVLVFEAFQMERELMSKITRHLLRPKNDKAEEEPDVEWQVAADTAVDVLVAEDNAVNRIVFSQILEGFGYTYVIAGDGEEAVRLWRELNPRIVLMDVTLPKLNGYEAASKIRETEETPGRTPIIGVLSPAVEGDRDACWAAGMNDVVMKPLSPDVLEEKFRKYLADGVSATKRA
- the mutL gene encoding DNA mismatch repair endonuclease MutL encodes the protein MPVKQLPETLINQIAAGEVIERPASAAKELIENAIDAGATRIEIATAGGGKSLIRITDNGFGMTADDLALAVRRHCTSKISETLDDIRTLGFRGEALPSIGSVAKLSITSRQAGSSTGVEVSVVGGKMAPVRPAAANQGTVVEVRDIFFATPARLKFLKTERAEAGAITEVVKRMAIAFPHIRFTLSGSDRSTLEFPATSGDPLGRMAQVLGADFKDNAIEIDALREDVGLTGFIGLPTFNRGNSGHQYAFVNGRPVQDKLILSAIRGAYAETIPAGRYPVAVLSLTLDPALVDVNVHPAKADVRFRDPGLVRGLIVGAIREALNREGDRAATTGADGLLRAFRPETAQPANWARSSYNAGWSAASSPSRPLSTTQDMRFSEARQNSFQEFSAPSARVSEAFEATPSSPTSSPAPDTGYRLGAARAQLHENYIVAQTENGLVIVDQHAAHERLVFEAMRKALEKDRLTSQVLLIPEIVDLPEEECDRLMMHATELDRLGLAIERFGPGAIAVRETPSMLGEVDAASLIRDLADEIGEWNTANGLRGRLEHVAATMACHGSVRSGRRLRPDEMNALLRQMEATPGSGQCNHGRPTYIELKLSDIERLFGRS
- a CDS encoding DUF2093 domain-containing protein, whose protein sequence is MNRFEGGGSREAKIRYLDGDYQILQPGSFVTCAMTGAAIPVDELRYWSVARQEAYVDCASSLEAEKRAGALPNQRRALS
- the lpxK gene encoding tetraacyldisaccharide 4'-kinase, which translates into the protein MVSEAPPFWWTKADWRAWSLSPVSYLYGRVAGRRMARKDRPSVSVPVLCVGNFTVGGAGKTPTALAVAKAAINKGLTPGFLSRGYGGSLDVTTLVDLHHHRADAVGDEPLLLAREAKTVISRRRFEGAERLVAEGCNFIIMDDGFQSARLTIDFALVVVDSVRGIGNGHLVPGGPVRAPLDLQLRQMSSMLKVGNGPAADALVRRAARAGRPVQVANLVPMENSDLEGKRVFAFAGIADPAKFYRTVSAVGAEPVATRSFPDHHYFAEDEIRDLLADAQKHDLQLVTTAKDRARLIGHHGAAEELLQQLAVVDVEMVFDDPHAPAKMIDQAILNCRNRLLSARRAFQR